In Embleya scabrispora, the DNA window TGGAGTGCCTGGAGCCCACGGGTCGCCTTGATCTGCTTCACGAAGAGCGGGATCAGGCAGATCCGGATGACGACCACGAGGCAGACGATGGACAGCCCCCACGACCAGCCGCTGTTCTTGCCGAAGATCGGGCTGAACAACGAGTGGAATTGGACGATGATCCACGAGACGGCGGTATATAGGGGGTTAAGAATCCCCACGGTCAAGCTCCTCGGGCGGTGGTGTTCGCACCGGGCGCGGGCTCGGTACGGCCGGTGCTGGACGTCTGCTGCCGCTCCTGCGGCTCCGACTCCGAGCGCGACTTCCGCTCGGGAAGTCGCCACGGTCGGCGTGTGCGCGGCGGCACAGGATCGACACCGCCAGAGTTCCAGGGGTTGCAGCGCAGGATGCGCCACACGGTGAGGTAGGTGCCCTTGAAGGCACCGTGCACGGACATCGCCTCATACCCATAATGCGAGCACGACGGGTAGAAGCGACACACCGGCCCCAGCATCG includes these proteins:
- the yidD gene encoding membrane protein insertion efficiency factor YidD, producing the protein MKYLFMGFIRVYQWTISPMLGPVCRFYPSCSHYGYEAMSVHGAFKGTYLTVWRILRCNPWNSGGVDPVPPRTRRPWRLPERKSRSESEPQERQQTSSTGRTEPAPGANTTARGA